The stretch of DNA CCTGTTAGAAAATCATGGGATTTGAGGAAAATGTGTAGTGGGTATTTGTTAGATTAGCTAAAGATTAAGAATTTAGATATTGCATACCAACTGTTTGACGAAATTCCTGTGAGAAAATCATGGGGTTTGGGGAAAATGTAGCAAAGGTGAAAAAGGGTACATTTGATAGGATTTCGGAGCTTCCGGAATTTATCCTGCATACTATTCTCTCAATGCTTGATACTAAAGAGGCGTGTCGCGCTAGTGTGTTGTCTAAGAGGTGGTATGATGTTTGGTCGTCTATTCCGGTTTTGGATTTTCGGTTTCAGTACTTTAAGGGAGATTGGGATAGTTCCAAGTATGATTTTAATGTTTATTGTGATCCTGATACAATTCAAAGTTTTCTCGGGTTAGTTGATAGGACGATGCAAAGGTATTTCACTGCGAGGTATAGAATTATGAAGCTTAACCTTGAGTTTCCTATGGTGGATGGAAAGATTGGACTTTTGGTTGATCAATGGTTTGAAATTGCAGTGCAAAGTCATATCGAGGAGTTGCAATTCAAGATTCTTTATGAAAGTCCAGCGAAATACAGATTGCCTGAGATTCTATTTCGTGCAAAATCGTTAAAAGTTTTGAATTGTGAGAATGTTGTGATGCCATATTATGAGATTATGGAACTTATCTCTCTCGAATATCTTACTTTAACCCTCAAAATTATTGATATGGATGTTGATATGGATTTGCTACAGAGAATTATCTCTTTCTGCCCCTTGGTTGAATTGGATATTACAAAACGTTACCTCAGAAAACTTTGTCTTCCTTGGACGAGAAAAGTGAACGAGACAGCAGAATATGTTGGTAATGGAATAATGCAATCAAACTTCAAAGCATCCCCGCTTAGAAAGCTTGCATATAATGGTTTGAGTAGAACTATTCCGTGGCCATGGAACATGAATGTGATTGCGTTGAAGAACTTGAGAA from Silene latifolia isolate original U9 population chromosome 10, ASM4854445v1, whole genome shotgun sequence encodes:
- the LOC141606700 gene encoding uncharacterized protein LOC141606700 yields the protein MGFGENVAKVKKGTFDRISELPEFILHTILSMLDTKEACRASVLSKRWYDVWSSIPVLDFRFQYFKGDWDSSKYDFNVYCDPDTIQSFLGLVDRTMQRYFTARYRIMKLNLEFPMVDGKIGLLVDQWFEIAVQSHIEELQFKILYESPAKYRLPEILFRAKSLKVLNCENVVMPYYEIMELISLEYLTLTLKIIDMDVDMDLLQRIISFCPLVELDITKRYLRKLCLPWTRKVNETAEYVGNGIMQSNFKASPLRKLAYNGLSRTIPWPWNMNVIALKNLRKLEFVCTMITDDILSQLAHELVALERLVLSACPLLNCIDVSSISLKELQIIEGLNVTKVTVDAPNLLEFWYNCEVKTALSLTRVLDHCNAQFVPFVVDGEDTISTDWLVKLKKILFETNFFKSLVIELSSSLKIEVEEEQLRNLVTGPSYKLRELKLREARPDSTYSPHVSFLRQTCYWDFIESSLPAFFDGLFWCCHPDVLSITTNSHYLTAKTIVNILNRKVHYYKHPLKSIEVEGVDSSSFLTEPSEFEIRFRLSWF